From a region of the Campylobacter showae genome:
- a CDS encoding aminopeptidase P family protein, producing MKNFILKDENAVFYECGYSCDNAIFLSLAGRKFFLTDARYSIEARELCKDTEVIEVERNLIKDARLFLRKAGVKELAYNPYDFSAGEWEALSKGLGIRFKARANFSQISRIVKSEDEIKILKRAAQLGAERFDEFAAFVRSSGEGMSEEELFFNAELIFKKKGELALSFSPIVAINENAAKAHALPSKKRLRQGDLLLLDAGVKFNRYCSDRTRTACFDENFNFGKEQNFKNAKRQEIYEIVKEAQALAIAAVMPGKKACEIDAAARDFIAAQGYGEAFFHSTGHGVGVDIHELPFISKRGDTVLKEGMVFSVEPGIYLPGEFGVRIEDVVVVRENGAEIL from the coding sequence TTGAAAAATTTTATCCTAAAGGACGAAAACGCCGTATTTTACGAGTGCGGATACAGCTGCGACAACGCGATATTTTTGAGTCTTGCGGGGCGCAAATTTTTCCTCACCGATGCGCGTTATAGTATCGAGGCGCGCGAGCTTTGCAAAGATACCGAAGTGATCGAGGTCGAGCGAAATTTGATAAAAGACGCGCGACTATTTTTGCGAAAGGCAGGCGTAAAGGAGCTTGCGTATAACCCGTACGATTTTAGCGCGGGTGAGTGGGAAGCTCTGAGTAAGGGGCTTGGGATAAGATTTAAGGCGCGTGCGAATTTTTCGCAAATTTCGCGCATAGTAAAAAGCGAAGATGAGATAAAAATTTTAAAACGCGCGGCGCAGCTGGGCGCGGAAAGATTTGACGAATTTGCCGCGTTCGTGCGCTCTAGCGGCGAAGGCATGAGTGAGGAGGAGCTGTTTTTTAACGCCGAGCTCATCTTTAAGAAAAAGGGCGAGCTCGCGCTTAGCTTTTCGCCTATCGTCGCGATCAACGAAAACGCCGCCAAAGCGCACGCTCTGCCGAGCAAAAAGCGTTTGCGACAGGGCGATTTGCTCCTGCTTGATGCGGGGGTTAAATTTAACCGCTACTGCTCGGATAGGACGCGCACGGCGTGCTTTGACGAAAATTTTAACTTCGGCAAAGAGCAAAATTTTAAAAATGCCAAACGCCAAGAAATTTACGAAATCGTAAAAGAGGCTCAGGCTCTAGCGATCGCGGCGGTTATGCCCGGCAAAAAGGCGTGCGAGATCGACGCGGCGGCTAGGGATTTTATCGCCGCTCAGGGTTATGGCGAGGCGTTTTTCCACAGCACCGGACACGGCGTCGGAGTCGATATCCACGAGCTTCCGTTCATCTCAAAGCGCGGAGATACCGTGCTAAAAGAGGGAATGGTCTTTAGCGTGGAGCCGGGGATCTATCTGCCTGGCGAGTTTGGCGTGCGCATCGAGGACGTCGTGGTTGTGCGCGAAAACGGAGCTGAAATTTTATGA
- the aroQ gene encoding type II 3-dehydroquinate dehydratase, with product METKSKLMVIQGPNINMLGTRETDIYGSMKMEDIHAQMKLFAEQNGIEIEFFQSNFEGELVDKIQECFGEFDGIIINPAAYTHTSIAIRDAIAAVGLPVIEVHISNIHRREEFRQKSLIAPVTAGQIVGFGPVGYHLAMIAILQIFEQIKAMKAARAGEKAE from the coding sequence ATGGAAACAAAATCTAAACTAATGGTCATCCAGGGCCCGAATATCAACATGCTGGGCACGCGCGAGACCGATATCTACGGCTCGATGAAGATGGAGGATATCCACGCGCAGATGAAGCTTTTTGCCGAGCAAAACGGCATCGAGATCGAGTTTTTTCAGAGCAATTTCGAGGGCGAGCTAGTGGATAAGATCCAAGAGTGCTTCGGCGAATTTGACGGCATCATCATAAACCCAGCCGCCTATACGCACACATCTATCGCGATCCGCGACGCTATCGCAGCCGTCGGGCTTCCGGTCATCGAGGTTCATATCAGCAACATCCACCGCCGCGAAGAATTCCGCCAAAAAAGCCTCATAGCGCCGGTGACTGCGGGACAGATCGTCGGCTTTGGACCTGTGGGCTACCACCTAGCCATGATCGCGATTTTACAAATTTTCGAGCAGATAAAAGCCATGAAAGCCGCAAGAGCGGGCGAAAAAGCGGAGTAA